A segment of the Acidimicrobiales bacterium genome:
CAGCGGCCGGGACTTTGCCGTAGCCGCACGATCCCTGCCAGCGGGTTCGCTGATAGAACCGGGCGATCTCTCGATGAAATCGATGCACCTTCCCTCAACGGTCGCCGGCGCGGCTTTCGCCACCTCGGACGGCCTGATCGGCAAGACCGTCGCCGTGCCCGTAAGCGCCGGCGAACTCCTCGAGTCGGCGATGCTCGCAGGGACCGGGGGGACCAGCACCAGGCCGGTTACCGTGTCGGTCGACCCCGGAAGTCTCGGCGGGTTGGCGCCCGGCCAGCCGGTCGACGTCCTCGAAGCAAACGGAAGCGGCGGATCCGGGACCGTCTCGGTGGTTGTTCGCGGGGCCACCCTGCTGGCAGCGTCTCGCGGGACCTCCGGTCTGCTTTCGAACCCTGGCGCGGTCGAGGTGACGATCGGGGTTTCGTCCTTGGACGAGGTCGAGGCGGTAATTGCGGCTTCGCACTCCGGAACACTGACCCTGGTTGCCGCCCAGCCGTCGGATGGGGTGGGGCCGGGTCCGGGCCCTGCTTCCGGCGCCGGCGGGTGATTCACGTCGAGGGCTTGGCGTGACCAGCGACCGGTACGTCGTGCTGGGGCTCGCCCCTGCCCGTTCGGGATGGTTCGACGCTGTGGCGCAATGGTCGAATTCGGCGGCCATCGCTGCGGAGTTCATCAAGTGCGTCTCGGTGGAAGAGGTCCGCGCTCGGCTGGCCTCCGGCCGGCGACATTCGGCTTTGCTCGTCGATGCCGCCTCGCCGGCGCTC
Coding sequences within it:
- a CDS encoding SAF domain-containing protein → MWRESGDSTVETTPESARPGAGRRHTTAGDGSIRRVVGRRRALPSARAVVGGFLVAGAALVVFVAVMAGAGGSSGRDFAVAARSLPAGSLIEPGDLSMKSMHLPSTVAGAAFATSDGLIGKTVAVPVSAGELLESAMLAGTGGTSTRPVTVSVDPGSLGGLAPGQPVDVLEANGSGGSGTVSVVVRGATLLAASRGTSGLLSNPGAVEVTIGVSSLDEVEAVIAASHSGTLTLVAAQPSDGVGPGPGPASGAGG